One stretch of Bombus affinis isolate iyBomAffi1 chromosome 4, iyBomAffi1.2, whole genome shotgun sequence DNA includes these proteins:
- the LOC126915822 gene encoding protein mesh isoform X2, with translation MRNESYLGRVFAFPKLIVFWCLLVLLTSHISAQIENETFESVFGLDRLDNKESTYPEINKNTGQIYPIETQDLSEVVDLNRDGDDYKEGMEKGAEDVPGNTSDNHDEKNIPEDSDLPEADRYAPRPDDSVSNYVLTETRLKEIRSEFMYWYFDKGGIDDEGDYQKEIQASTPQVHKNFNFQLPFFGFRFNYTRVSMNGFLEFSDPPIHYTYPLVFPIKDWPRKNDPSFIGIFFSKCRIGEIRPTDKDQRRPGVYFRLERDLQRRTDQFGVEMRERLKWDIREGIIGTEAFDPKHAVIVTWKNMSFTGGIDNSLYNTNTFQMVLATDEVNTYVIFNYLNIQWSSHTEAGGDTMYGEGGVPAFVGFNAGNGTRSYEYKPFSQMSTIRDLTGRGWANGFPGRHMFRIDENIMPAVCNKDISGANLPLVFAPESGNMLGGTIVNITGPCFNETEKIRCMFESEWVIGTVVDKNRAICVQPFVKAQGYIRFAISIGDSKTYNWKGKYFIETPATATEKIFVSNSVHEAYPAEIKITWDRYNLTSNLNAGVQISLWGYRETKTTPEFEYITNLETAYTNLGSYIIRPAAYRDLSNPYQQDMTFGFLQLNLTDPQQQTGLNITPSLWSRPIPLAWYFAPQWERGYGSKWPQRLCDKWIMNDRYLKNFAAEISLCPCTLKHALNDKGRFLPDYDCDKDSNLDCMYNMHAHHCVRTGAPNMDGSEQQCCYDKNGYLMLTYDQQWGSRPHRSHNLGYYPWDEANKVPTLSHWYHDIIPFYMCCMWQEEHAVGCETFRFERRPSQDCIAYQSPAIATVFGDPHIATFDGLEYTFNGKGEFVLVRVNNIKDKLDVQGRFEQLPNNVYGEVRATQLTSVAARGNNSATIEVRLRPKHSQWRYRLDVFANNRRVYFDRPSIKFQHFTGVVVYTPTYILNQSEVIIMFDTGAGVEVIENEGYMSARVYLPWTYLNKTSGLFGKWNFDIADDLTNPDGQQVAASNLNHFEAVHKDFAIHWMLEDKEDDDKGGPLFTREFGRTASYYSNRTFEPEWRKTPAEILPSNRSYDIQRAADLCGQSYQCQYDYAMSLNRDMAHFTKNYYNTYTEIRDININERVVSCGVLETPRFGRKSNFFFVPGTKVTFECNQDFILVGDQRRVCTPEGRWNVPEYGYTECLRQIEYAQRTAWTTMGIICAVLIPVIACVAGAFFYIRKNQAQESSLKSWRYSERGSGVDNDSTLLSRLKSFDRPISPVSDASTSSSMIKKPHSYDKVYRTHEPLPNKPDVDFEDKDWDLKEPTSLTESEKSTTDSTRKTGSPSKESDV, from the exons ATGCGGAATGAATCGTATCTCGGTCGTGTTTTTGCTTTCCCAAAGTTGATCGTTTTCTGGTGCCTTCTTGTTCTACTGACCAGTCACATATCAGCACAAATTGAAAATGAAACGTTCGAGAGTGTATTTGGATTGGATAGACTGGATAATAAGGAATCGACGTACCCAGAAATTAACAAGAATACCGGACAAATATATCCGATAGAAACGCAAGATTTATCCGAGGTAGTGGACTTAAACAGAGATGGAGATGACTACAAGGAAGGAATGGAGAAAGGAGCGGAAGATGTTCCAGGCAATACCAGTGACAACCACGACGAAAAAAATATACCTGAGG ACTCCGATTTACCGGAGGCAGACAGATACGCGCCTCGTCCGGATGATTCAGTTTCAAATTATGTCTTAACAGAGACTAGACTGAAAGAAATTCGATCAGAATTCATGTATTGGTACTTCGACAAAGGTGGTATCGATGACGAAGGCGATTATCAAAAAGAAATCCAAGCTTCGACGCCACAAGTACAcaagaatttcaattttcaattacCATTCTTTGGCTTCAGATTCAATTACACCAGA GTATCAATGAATGGCTTTCTAGAATTTAGCGATCCTCCGATACATTACACATATCCTCTCGTATTCCCGATCAAAGATTGGCCAAGAAAGAACGATCCTAGTTTTATAGGGATATTTTTCAGTAAATGTCGCATAGGAGAAATAAGACCAACCGACAAAGATCAGAGGAGACCGGGTGTATACTTTAG ACTGGAACGAGATTTACAGAGGAGAACAGATCAATTTGGCGTCGAAATGCGTGAACGCCTCAAATGGGATATCCGCGAAGGAATTATTGGTACAGAGGCCTTCGACCCTAAACACGCGGTCATAGTAACGTGGAAAAATATGTCCTTCACTGGTGGTATCGATAATTCCCTTTACAACACGAACACGTTTCAAATGGTCCTGGCCACAGATGAAGTGAACACCTATGTCATATTTAATTACCTGAATATTCAATGGAGCAGTCACACAGAAGCTGGTGGTGATACAATGTATGGAGAAGGTGGAGTCCCAGCATTT GTCGGTTTTAACGCTGGAAATGGCACACGAAGCTACGAATACAAGCCCTTCTCTCAAATGTCGACGATTCGCGATTTAACCGGAAGGGGATGGGCGAACGGTTTTCCAGGACGTCATATGTTTAGGATAGATGAAAACATAATGCCTGCAGTTTGCAATAAAGATATTT CTGGAGCAAATTTGCCTCTTGTGTTTGCACCCGAAAGCGGAAACATGTTAGGCGGTACCATCGTGAATATTACTGGTCCGTGTTTCAATGAGACTGagaaaattcgatgtatgttCGAAAGTGAGTGGGTGATAGGTACTGTAGTGGACAAAAATCGAGCGATATGTGTTCAACCATTCGTGAAGGCACAAGGATATATTCGATTCGCGATTAGCATTGGTGACAGTAAAACATACAATTGGAAGGGAAAATATTTCATTG AAACCCCAGCTACAGCGACCGAGAAAATCTTTGTGTCCAATAGCGTTCACGAAGCATATCCAgctgaaataaaaattacttgGGATCGATACAATTTAACCAGCAATTTGAACGCGGGAGTACAAATATCTTTGTGGGGATATCGTGAGACGAAAACTACTCCCGAATTTGAATACATCACTAATTTGGAG ACAGCATATACGAATTTGGGTAGCTATATTATAAGACCAGCAGCATACCGTGACTTAAGCAATCCTTATCAGCAAGACATGACTTTCGGTTTTCTCCAGCTCAATTTAACAGATCCGCAGCAACAAACTGGCCTTAACATCACGCC GAGCCTATGGAGTAGACCAATTCCATTAGCCTGGTACTTTGCTCCACAATGGGAAAGAGGATATGGATCAAAATGGCCTCAACGACTTTGCGACAAGTGGATCATGAACGAcagatatttgaaaaattttgcGGCGGAAATATCCCTGTGTCCGTGTACTTTAAAACACGCGTTAAATGACAAAGGTCGTTTCCTTCCGGATTACGATTGCGATAAAGATTCGAATTTGGATTGCATGTATAATATGCATGCGCATCATTGTGTGAGAACAGGGGCGCCAAA CATGGATGGTTCTGAGCAGCAATGTTGCTACGATAAAAATGGCTATCTAATGTTGACTTACGATCAGCAATGGGGTTCGAGACCACATAGGTCTCACAACTTAGGATATTATCCATGGGACGAGGCGAACAAAGTACCAACTCTTTCTCATTGGTACCACGACATAATACCATTCTACATGTGTTGTATGTGGCAAGAAGAACACGCAGTCGGTTGTGAAACGTTCAGATTTGAAAGACGACCAAGTCAAGATTGTATCGCTTATCAGTCCCCAGCTATCGCGACGGTGTTTGGTGATCCTCATATTGCAACATTCGATGGCTTGGAATATACCTTTAATGGGAAGGGAGAGTTCGTTTTAGTACGTGtgaataatataaaagataagCTTGACGTGCAAGGTAGATTCGAGCAGTTGCCGAATAACGTGTACGGTGAAGTTAGGGCTACGCAATTGACATCTGTAGCAG cAAGGGGAAATAACTCAGCAACCATAGAAGTTCGATTAAGGCCAAAACACTCGCAATGGAGATATCGCCTCGACGTCTTCGCCAATAATCGTCGAGTATACTTCGATAGGCCATCCATAAAATTCCAACATTTTACCGGCGTTGTGGTTTATACACCCACGTACATTTTAAATCAGAGTGAAGTGATCATCATGTTTGATACTGGTGCAGGTGTGGAAGTAATCGAAAACGAAGGGTACATGTCAGCCAGAGTTTACCTGCCCTGGACGTACTTG AACAAAACCAGTGGTCTATTTGGAAAATGGAACTTTGACATTGCGGACGACTTGACAAATCCGGATGGACAACAAGTGGCAGCGTCCAATTTGAACCACTTTGAGGCTGTACATAAAGACTTTGCGATTCATTGGATGTTGGAAGATAAAGAAGACGACGATAAAGGAGGCCCATTGTTCACCAGAGAATTTGGCAGAACTGCGAGTTATTATTCCAATAGAACCTTCGAGCCCGAATGGCGTAAGACGCCTGCAGAGATACTACCTTCAAACAG GTCGTACGATATACAACGAGCTGCTGATCTGTGTGGACAATCATATCAGTGTCAATATGACTACGCAATGTCGCTCAATCGTGATATGGCTCATTTCACGAAAAATTATTACAACACGTACACTGAAATAAGGGATATCAATATAAATGAACGAG TGGTATCATGCGGTGTATTGGAGACGCCACGCTTCGGACGCAAGAGTAACTTCTTCTTCGTGCCAGGTACGAAGGTAACTTTTGAATGCAATCAGGACTTTATATTGGTTGGCGATCAACGACGTGTATGCACCCCCGAAGGTCGTTGGAACGTGCCGGAGTACGGATATACGGAGTGTCTAC GTCAGATCGAGTATGCTCAGCGTACAGCATGGACAACAATGGGCATTATTTGCGCCGTTTTAATTCCTGTAATAGCGTGTGTTGCTGGTGCCTTTTTTTATATACGAAAGAATCAAGCGCAGGAAAGTTCCTTGAAATCGTGGCGTTATTCTGAACGCGGTTCTGGTGTTGATAATGATTCAACGCTATTGTCTCGATTAAAATCATTCGATAGACCAATTTCACCCGTTAGCGACGCTAGCACTAGTTCGAGTATGATTAAAAAGCCTCATTCTTATGACAAAGTTTACCGTACACACGAGCCTTTGCCTAACAAACCAGATGTTGATTTTGAAGATAAAGATTGGGATCTAAAAGAACCCACTTCTCTGACAGAATCGGAAAAAAGTACAACAGACTCTACTAGAAAAACTGGAAGTCCCAGTAAAGAAAGTGAcgtttaa
- the LOC126915822 gene encoding protein mesh isoform X1, whose product MRNESYLGRVFAFPKLIVFWCLLVLLTSHISAQIENETFESVFGLDRLDNKESTYPEINKNTGQIYPIETQDLSEVVDLNRDGDDYKEGMEKGAEDVPGNTSDNHDEKNIPEGKIMSSSGFSKKMIGRKNEKYVRYDSDLPEADRYAPRPDDSVSNYVLTETRLKEIRSEFMYWYFDKGGIDDEGDYQKEIQASTPQVHKNFNFQLPFFGFRFNYTRVSMNGFLEFSDPPIHYTYPLVFPIKDWPRKNDPSFIGIFFSKCRIGEIRPTDKDQRRPGVYFRLERDLQRRTDQFGVEMRERLKWDIREGIIGTEAFDPKHAVIVTWKNMSFTGGIDNSLYNTNTFQMVLATDEVNTYVIFNYLNIQWSSHTEAGGDTMYGEGGVPAFVGFNAGNGTRSYEYKPFSQMSTIRDLTGRGWANGFPGRHMFRIDENIMPAVCNKDISGANLPLVFAPESGNMLGGTIVNITGPCFNETEKIRCMFESEWVIGTVVDKNRAICVQPFVKAQGYIRFAISIGDSKTYNWKGKYFIETPATATEKIFVSNSVHEAYPAEIKITWDRYNLTSNLNAGVQISLWGYRETKTTPEFEYITNLETAYTNLGSYIIRPAAYRDLSNPYQQDMTFGFLQLNLTDPQQQTGLNITPSLWSRPIPLAWYFAPQWERGYGSKWPQRLCDKWIMNDRYLKNFAAEISLCPCTLKHALNDKGRFLPDYDCDKDSNLDCMYNMHAHHCVRTGAPNMDGSEQQCCYDKNGYLMLTYDQQWGSRPHRSHNLGYYPWDEANKVPTLSHWYHDIIPFYMCCMWQEEHAVGCETFRFERRPSQDCIAYQSPAIATVFGDPHIATFDGLEYTFNGKGEFVLVRVNNIKDKLDVQGRFEQLPNNVYGEVRATQLTSVAARGNNSATIEVRLRPKHSQWRYRLDVFANNRRVYFDRPSIKFQHFTGVVVYTPTYILNQSEVIIMFDTGAGVEVIENEGYMSARVYLPWTYLNKTSGLFGKWNFDIADDLTNPDGQQVAASNLNHFEAVHKDFAIHWMLEDKEDDDKGGPLFTREFGRTASYYSNRTFEPEWRKTPAEILPSNRSYDIQRAADLCGQSYQCQYDYAMSLNRDMAHFTKNYYNTYTEIRDININERVVSCGVLETPRFGRKSNFFFVPGTKVTFECNQDFILVGDQRRVCTPEGRWNVPEYGYTECLRQIEYAQRTAWTTMGIICAVLIPVIACVAGAFFYIRKNQAQESSLKSWRYSERGSGVDNDSTLLSRLKSFDRPISPVSDASTSSSMIKKPHSYDKVYRTHEPLPNKPDVDFEDKDWDLKEPTSLTESEKSTTDSTRKTGSPSKESDV is encoded by the exons ATGCGGAATGAATCGTATCTCGGTCGTGTTTTTGCTTTCCCAAAGTTGATCGTTTTCTGGTGCCTTCTTGTTCTACTGACCAGTCACATATCAGCACAAATTGAAAATGAAACGTTCGAGAGTGTATTTGGATTGGATAGACTGGATAATAAGGAATCGACGTACCCAGAAATTAACAAGAATACCGGACAAATATATCCGATAGAAACGCAAGATTTATCCGAGGTAGTGGACTTAAACAGAGATGGAGATGACTACAAGGAAGGAATGGAGAAAGGAGCGGAAGATGTTCCAGGCAATACCAGTGACAACCACGACGAAAAAAATATACCTGAGGGTAAAATCATGTCTTCGTCAGGTTTCTCTAAGAAAATGATCGGAAGAAAGAATGAGAAGTATGTGAGGTACG ACTCCGATTTACCGGAGGCAGACAGATACGCGCCTCGTCCGGATGATTCAGTTTCAAATTATGTCTTAACAGAGACTAGACTGAAAGAAATTCGATCAGAATTCATGTATTGGTACTTCGACAAAGGTGGTATCGATGACGAAGGCGATTATCAAAAAGAAATCCAAGCTTCGACGCCACAAGTACAcaagaatttcaattttcaattacCATTCTTTGGCTTCAGATTCAATTACACCAGA GTATCAATGAATGGCTTTCTAGAATTTAGCGATCCTCCGATACATTACACATATCCTCTCGTATTCCCGATCAAAGATTGGCCAAGAAAGAACGATCCTAGTTTTATAGGGATATTTTTCAGTAAATGTCGCATAGGAGAAATAAGACCAACCGACAAAGATCAGAGGAGACCGGGTGTATACTTTAG ACTGGAACGAGATTTACAGAGGAGAACAGATCAATTTGGCGTCGAAATGCGTGAACGCCTCAAATGGGATATCCGCGAAGGAATTATTGGTACAGAGGCCTTCGACCCTAAACACGCGGTCATAGTAACGTGGAAAAATATGTCCTTCACTGGTGGTATCGATAATTCCCTTTACAACACGAACACGTTTCAAATGGTCCTGGCCACAGATGAAGTGAACACCTATGTCATATTTAATTACCTGAATATTCAATGGAGCAGTCACACAGAAGCTGGTGGTGATACAATGTATGGAGAAGGTGGAGTCCCAGCATTT GTCGGTTTTAACGCTGGAAATGGCACACGAAGCTACGAATACAAGCCCTTCTCTCAAATGTCGACGATTCGCGATTTAACCGGAAGGGGATGGGCGAACGGTTTTCCAGGACGTCATATGTTTAGGATAGATGAAAACATAATGCCTGCAGTTTGCAATAAAGATATTT CTGGAGCAAATTTGCCTCTTGTGTTTGCACCCGAAAGCGGAAACATGTTAGGCGGTACCATCGTGAATATTACTGGTCCGTGTTTCAATGAGACTGagaaaattcgatgtatgttCGAAAGTGAGTGGGTGATAGGTACTGTAGTGGACAAAAATCGAGCGATATGTGTTCAACCATTCGTGAAGGCACAAGGATATATTCGATTCGCGATTAGCATTGGTGACAGTAAAACATACAATTGGAAGGGAAAATATTTCATTG AAACCCCAGCTACAGCGACCGAGAAAATCTTTGTGTCCAATAGCGTTCACGAAGCATATCCAgctgaaataaaaattacttgGGATCGATACAATTTAACCAGCAATTTGAACGCGGGAGTACAAATATCTTTGTGGGGATATCGTGAGACGAAAACTACTCCCGAATTTGAATACATCACTAATTTGGAG ACAGCATATACGAATTTGGGTAGCTATATTATAAGACCAGCAGCATACCGTGACTTAAGCAATCCTTATCAGCAAGACATGACTTTCGGTTTTCTCCAGCTCAATTTAACAGATCCGCAGCAACAAACTGGCCTTAACATCACGCC GAGCCTATGGAGTAGACCAATTCCATTAGCCTGGTACTTTGCTCCACAATGGGAAAGAGGATATGGATCAAAATGGCCTCAACGACTTTGCGACAAGTGGATCATGAACGAcagatatttgaaaaattttgcGGCGGAAATATCCCTGTGTCCGTGTACTTTAAAACACGCGTTAAATGACAAAGGTCGTTTCCTTCCGGATTACGATTGCGATAAAGATTCGAATTTGGATTGCATGTATAATATGCATGCGCATCATTGTGTGAGAACAGGGGCGCCAAA CATGGATGGTTCTGAGCAGCAATGTTGCTACGATAAAAATGGCTATCTAATGTTGACTTACGATCAGCAATGGGGTTCGAGACCACATAGGTCTCACAACTTAGGATATTATCCATGGGACGAGGCGAACAAAGTACCAACTCTTTCTCATTGGTACCACGACATAATACCATTCTACATGTGTTGTATGTGGCAAGAAGAACACGCAGTCGGTTGTGAAACGTTCAGATTTGAAAGACGACCAAGTCAAGATTGTATCGCTTATCAGTCCCCAGCTATCGCGACGGTGTTTGGTGATCCTCATATTGCAACATTCGATGGCTTGGAATATACCTTTAATGGGAAGGGAGAGTTCGTTTTAGTACGTGtgaataatataaaagataagCTTGACGTGCAAGGTAGATTCGAGCAGTTGCCGAATAACGTGTACGGTGAAGTTAGGGCTACGCAATTGACATCTGTAGCAG cAAGGGGAAATAACTCAGCAACCATAGAAGTTCGATTAAGGCCAAAACACTCGCAATGGAGATATCGCCTCGACGTCTTCGCCAATAATCGTCGAGTATACTTCGATAGGCCATCCATAAAATTCCAACATTTTACCGGCGTTGTGGTTTATACACCCACGTACATTTTAAATCAGAGTGAAGTGATCATCATGTTTGATACTGGTGCAGGTGTGGAAGTAATCGAAAACGAAGGGTACATGTCAGCCAGAGTTTACCTGCCCTGGACGTACTTG AACAAAACCAGTGGTCTATTTGGAAAATGGAACTTTGACATTGCGGACGACTTGACAAATCCGGATGGACAACAAGTGGCAGCGTCCAATTTGAACCACTTTGAGGCTGTACATAAAGACTTTGCGATTCATTGGATGTTGGAAGATAAAGAAGACGACGATAAAGGAGGCCCATTGTTCACCAGAGAATTTGGCAGAACTGCGAGTTATTATTCCAATAGAACCTTCGAGCCCGAATGGCGTAAGACGCCTGCAGAGATACTACCTTCAAACAG GTCGTACGATATACAACGAGCTGCTGATCTGTGTGGACAATCATATCAGTGTCAATATGACTACGCAATGTCGCTCAATCGTGATATGGCTCATTTCACGAAAAATTATTACAACACGTACACTGAAATAAGGGATATCAATATAAATGAACGAG TGGTATCATGCGGTGTATTGGAGACGCCACGCTTCGGACGCAAGAGTAACTTCTTCTTCGTGCCAGGTACGAAGGTAACTTTTGAATGCAATCAGGACTTTATATTGGTTGGCGATCAACGACGTGTATGCACCCCCGAAGGTCGTTGGAACGTGCCGGAGTACGGATATACGGAGTGTCTAC GTCAGATCGAGTATGCTCAGCGTACAGCATGGACAACAATGGGCATTATTTGCGCCGTTTTAATTCCTGTAATAGCGTGTGTTGCTGGTGCCTTTTTTTATATACGAAAGAATCAAGCGCAGGAAAGTTCCTTGAAATCGTGGCGTTATTCTGAACGCGGTTCTGGTGTTGATAATGATTCAACGCTATTGTCTCGATTAAAATCATTCGATAGACCAATTTCACCCGTTAGCGACGCTAGCACTAGTTCGAGTATGATTAAAAAGCCTCATTCTTATGACAAAGTTTACCGTACACACGAGCCTTTGCCTAACAAACCAGATGTTGATTTTGAAGATAAAGATTGGGATCTAAAAGAACCCACTTCTCTGACAGAATCGGAAAAAAGTACAACAGACTCTACTAGAAAAACTGGAAGTCCCAGTAAAGAAAGTGAcgtttaa